One window of Camelina sativa cultivar DH55 chromosome 4, Cs, whole genome shotgun sequence genomic DNA carries:
- the LOC104783761 gene encoding uncharacterized protein LOC104783761, whose product MSGSSSLDLLSLMHKILYTQKTDMITINARFDNLACRLSDNFQELHDRFDALGSRIQDITEDSNDLNGEDLGEPTTSAEQQRHSPGQPDAQSDPLPDLTTRIGDRVDPPVPLPPADNPGREKQKERRFIPPPYKPPLSFPGRFRKELLEKYKALFEKQMQKLELRMPLMDAFTLIPPYQKFLKDAVMERIKQVQGMVILNHECSAIIQRTTAPKNLSDPGSFTLPCLIGPLKFRRCLCDLGASVSLMPLTVAKRLGFEKFKPTDIQLVLANRTTRLPRGVLENLPVKVGSVDVPTDFVVLETDVEPSDPLILGRPFLATAGAIIDVRNGKIDLKLGEDLTMQFDIRETMKKPTIADQTFRIEELEKLHEEAFEEVAIGDCDKQL is encoded by the exons ATGTCGGGTTCCTCCTCGCTGGATTTGCTATCCTTGATGCACAAAATCCTATACACTCAGAAGACGGACATGATCACCATTAATGCAAGATTCGACAATCTCGCTTGTCGTCTGTCAGACAATTTCCAAGAACTGCATGACCGATTTGATGCCTTGGGTTCCCGAATTCAA GACATCACTGAGGACAGTAATGATCTAAATGGGGAGGATCTTGGTGAACCGACCACTTCTGCTGAACAACAACGCCACTCCCCAGGACAACCCGATGCTCAATCCGATCCTCTACCCGACCTCACTACTCGGATAGGCGATCGGGTTGACCCTCCAGTACCTTTGCCTCCTGCAGACAACCCGGGAAGAGAAAAGCAGAAAGAAAGGAGATTCATTCCCCCACCTTACAAACCACCTCTGTCGTTCCCTGGACGATTTCGCAAGGAACTCCTGGAGAAGTACAAGGCATTGTTTGAAAAACAGATGCAAAAACTCGAACTTCGCATGCCCCTAATGGACGCCTTCACTTTGATTCCCCCTTACCAGAAATTTCTGAAGGATGCAGTTATGGAGCGGATCAAGCAAGTACAAGGGATGGTTATACTCAATCATGAGTGCAGTGCGATAATCCAGAGGACTACCGCGCCTAAGAATCTGAGCGACCCCGGATCTTTTACTTTACCTTGCTTGATCGGACCATTGAAATTCAGaagatgtctttgtgatttgggagcatCAGTCAGCTTGATGCCACTCACTGTAGCTAAACGTCTCGgattcgagaaattcaagccTACCGACATCCAGCTGGTTCTGGCTAATCGAACTACGAGGTTGCCAAGAGGAGTTTTGGAAAATCTGCCAGTCAAAGTAGGGTCAGTAGACGTACCAACCGACTTCGTAGTTTTGGAAACGGATGTGGAGCCAAGTGATCCGCTTATCTTAGGACGACCATTTTTAGCCACCGCGggagcaataattgatgtgagGAACGGGAAGATCGATCTGAAGCTCGGGGAAGACCTCACTATGCAGTTTGACATTCGGGAAACTATGAAAAAACCTACAATAGCTGATCAAACCTTTCGGATAGAAGAGTTAGAAAAACTGCATGAGGAAGCATTTGAGGAGGTTGCGATAGGGGATTGCGACAAACAGCTTTGA